One stretch of Acropora muricata isolate sample 2 chromosome 12, ASM3666990v1, whole genome shotgun sequence DNA includes these proteins:
- the LOC136891884 gene encoding uncharacterized protein, with the protein MRQLKKILRERGLTRRSRLSPVNEIVDAIESELQGSGRLLGYRLMHKRIGLSHSLVVDRETVRAVMKALDPEGVERRSQHRLVRRNYHAKGPNFIWHIDGYDKLKPFGFCIHGAIDGYSRRIMWLEVDHSNNNPCTIAKYYLNCVRRVGGTATVVRGDCGTENCYVAAFQRFFREGQGDTSAGDISFMYGRSVSNQRIEAWWSMLRKMETDFWINYFKDLREVGLYCDDDILHVQCLKFCYMPLLKEELYRVVKLWNLHRIRPQSSNEHSPPGRPEVLYFLPELNGKVRHIHNVTLDDIELAEHVCDGQTGMDDSFQVFEELASIIMGDEGLNPPRNPDEALQLYIDLLGYIEDIM; encoded by the coding sequence ATGCGGCAATTAAAGAAGATCCTACGTGAAAGAGGCCTCACGAGAAGAAGTAGATTAAGCCCCGTTAATGAAATTGTCGATGCCATAGAAAGCGAACTTCAAGGGAGTGGTCGATTACTGGGGTATCGACTCATGCACAAGAGAATTGGCTTGTCCCATAGTCTCGTTGTTGATAGGGAGACAGTGAGAGCTGTGATGAAAGCATTAGATCCTGAAGGAGTAGAGAGACGTTCGCAACATCGTTTAGTGCGACGCAATTATCATGCTAAAGGACCAAACTTCATATGGCACATCGATGGGTACGATAAACTTAAACCGTTCGGATTTTGCATTCACGGTGCCATCGATGGCTATAGCCGTCGCATCATGTGGCTTGAAGTGGATCACTCAAATAACAATCCATGCACTATAGCAAAATACTATTTAAACTGTGTTCGCAGGGTCGGAGGAACAGCAACGGTTGTCAGGGGAGATTGCGGCACAGAGAACTGCTACGTTGCAGCTTTTCAGCGCTTCTTCAGAGAAGGACAAGGAGACACCTCTGCCGGGGATATCAGTTTCATGTACGGGCGCTCTGTCTCAAATCAAAGAATTGAAGCTTGGTGGAGCATGTTGAGAAAAATGGAGACagacttttggataaattattttaagGATCTAAGGGAGGTTGGGTTGTATTGCGATGATGATATTTTACATGTCCAGTGCCTCAAGTTCTGTTACATGCCTTTACTTAAGGAGGAACTGTACCGTGTTGTGAAACTGTGGAATTTACATAGGATAAGACCTCAGTCTTCAAACGAACATTCCCCGCCAGGCCGACCAGAAGTGTTGTATTTTTTGCCGGAATTAAATGGAAAAGTTCGTCACATTCACAATGTCACTTTAGATGACATTGAACTTGCAGAGCACGTTTGCGACGGTCAAACAGGTATGGATGATTCCTTCCAAGTCTTTGAGGAGTTGGCCTCGATTATAATGGGGGATGAGGGCCTCAATCCTCCAAGAAACCCAGACGAGGCCTTGCAATTGTACATTGACCTTCTCGGGTATATTGAAGACATCATGTAA
- the LOC136892604 gene encoding uncharacterized protein, giving the protein MDCSDRFSREDTGVKKRKRFCEHCERFVSTRTYNRHKRMKTSHVQGQDKLGGSYSFHSDSSDLEFDFSDNERTEAFSEIQDAQVDACDSPCYSGEDVSGGELSNAESSDSFEGQHLFDKYDLSNVPCDCKGNEQKLEILILVNCVTHFTFLQGETDSDDGAELSFHDLEMSSSEEEEGEATKTTRLSTISNSVVKLIIMFLMFWKTMHNISDSAICLLFAFSKKVVELLAKISQSKAIKDIANLLPNSLYMIRNYLGIKREDFQKYIVCPRCSAIYKPEDCVQTLANGRKKGKRCSFVEFPDHLRRTQRKPCGTSLFKAARSKNGDLILKAKRVFCYRSVKKTLEEFLKRPGFGEKCEEFKKEPRDPELLGDIYDGRIWKNFKNAEGEPFFDSPNTFGCMLNLDWFQPFKDSIYSVGVLYLSFLNLPPQERNKEENIAIVGIIPGPQEPSRDVNSFLDPLVDELLDFWDGVWINTPSTGPKFCRLALVCATCDIPASRKLCGFLSFSAKMGCNKCKKEFPRPAFGAKQDFSGFNRSSWTLRTDAEHREQAWTIKNTASSKKGRDDKESNYGVRFSSLIHLPYFDFISFVVIDPMHNLMLGSTKKMLKIWKEENLLSEKEFSHLQSRINKLKVPSSIGRIPSKIASNFKGFTADQFKNWAVVFSTFALKDILPERHLQCWKLFVKACRILCSTVIPTSQVKLADELLVKFCQTVENLYGPSVITPNMHLHCHLCECVLDYGPVYGFWCFSFERYNGILGSLHVNNRQIEVQLMRKFLERHQLGSISWPGDFSGFREMLSATDKGSLALTKKSNLSPAEYKECARLKGFTGVNLFHLSFVDKHFIQALPPYKEVYMADDEVDTLTQMYSFLHKEDSIVYVPKFTRQFSQLKLYDQKLDSRYSRSERSACILARWYGANGLDTNSKDLRPGVTQYFFQHTVTVQSPTGGTVDLPYTLACIHWYKVHPNARFYFGSPIQVCLPSFEIESVGAFMPVSRIDSVCVVANLRYNLKTPNGKERVTVAVPLDVKLHV; this is encoded by the exons ATGGATTGTAGTGATCGATTTAGTAGAGAAGATACTGGTGTTAAGAAGCGCAAACGATTTTGCGAACACTGCGAACGCTTCGTGTCAACACGAACATACAACCGGCACAAGCGAATGAAGACGAGTCACGTACAAGGCCAAG ATAAACTTGGTGGATCATACAGTTTCCATTCAGATTCTAGCGACCTTGAGTTTGATTTCTCTGACAATGAACGGACAGAAGCCTTCAGCGAAATTCAGGATGCTCAAG TTGATGCATGTGATAGCCCCTGTTACTCTGGAGAAGATGTTAGTGGTGGAGAGCTGTCAAATGCTGAGTCATCTGACAGTTTTGAGGGTCAACAT cTCTTTGACAAATATGACCTATCGAATGTTCCTTGTGACTGCAAAGGAAATGAGCA AAAACTGGAAATTTTGATCCTTGTTAATTGTGTTACGCATTTTACCTTTCTTCAGGGAGAAACTGACAGTGATGATGGTGCTGAATTGAGTTTTCATGACCTGGAGATGTCATCATCAGAAGAGGAGGAAGGGGAGGCAACAAAGACCACAAGACTATCAACAATCAGCAATTCAGTGGTTAAACTTATAATCATGTTCCTCATGTTTTGGAAAACAATGCACAACATTTCTGATTCAGCTATTTGTCTTTTATTTGCCTTTTCTAAAAAGGTGGTTGAACTTTTGGCTAAAATCTCTCAATCCAAAGCAATCAAGGACATTGCCAATTTATTACCGAATTCCCTATACATGATAAGGAACTATTTGGGTATAAAGAGAGAAGACTTTCAAAAATACATTGTCTGTCCAAGATGTTCGGCTATCTACAAACCCGAGGATTGTGTGCAGACTCTGGCCAACggaaggaaaaaaggaaaacgttGCAGTTTTGTGGAATTTCCAGATCACCTTAGGAGAACCCAGCGAAAGCCTTGTGGGACTTCTCTGTTCAAGGCTGCCAGATCTAAGAATGGGGACCTGATCTTGAAAGCCAAAAGAGTGTTCTGCTATCGCTCTGTAAAGAAGACACTTGAAGAGTTTTTAAAACGACCTGGTTTTGGAGAGAAGTGTGAAGAGTTTAAGAAGGAGCCTCGAGATCCTGAACTTCTAGGAGATATTTATGATGGAAGGATCTGGAAGAATTTTAAGAATGCAGAGGGAGAACCATTTTTTGATTCCCCCAACACTTTTGGATGTATGTTGAACCTTGACTGGTTTCAACCATTCAAAGATTCCATTTACAGTGTGGGAGTCCTTTACCTGAGTTTTCTTAACTTGCCTCCTCAAGAAAGGAACAAAGAGGAAAACATTGCTATTGTTGGCATTATTCCAGGTCCTCAGGAGCCCAGCCGGGATGTTAATTCATTTTTGGACCCTCTTGTTGATGAATTATTGGACTTCTGGGATGGTGTTTGGATAAATACCCCCTCTACTGGACCCAAGTTTTGTCGGCTTGCTCTAGTCTGTGCAACATGTGACATACCTGCATCTCGTAAACTATGTGGCTTTTTAAGCTTCAGTGCCAAAATGGGTTGCAACAAGTGTAAAAAAGAGTTCCCAAGGCCAGCATTTGGAGCAAAACAGGATTTCTCTGGCTTTAATCGGAGCAGTTGGACATTACGCACTGATGCTGAACACAGGGAGCAAGCATGGACAATCAAGAACACAGCATCCTCAAAAAAAGGCCGAGACGACAAAGAAAGCAACTATGGTGTGAGGTTTTCTTCCTTAATTCACCTTCCTTATTTTGACTTTATCTCATTTGTGGTGATTGATCCCATGCACAATTTGATGTTAGGAAGCACCAAgaaaatgcttaaaatttggaaagaagAAAACTTGCTCAGTGAAAAGGAATTTAGCCACCTTCAAAGCAGGATCAATAAGTTAAAGGTACCATCCAGTATCGGTCGAATTCCGTCTAAAATAGCATCAAACTTTAAAGGTTTCACTGCTGATCAATTCAAAAATTGGGCTGTGGTGTTTTCAACCTTTGCATTAAAAGATATCCTCCCAGAGAGACATCTACAGTGTTGGAAGCTGTTTGTCAAAGCTTGTAGAATATTGTGCTCCACGGTgataccaacatcccaagtcaAACTTGCTGATGAGCTGCTTGTCAAGTTTTGTCAAACTGTTGAGAATTTATATGGCCCATCTGTCATCACACCAAACATGCATCTTCACTGTCATTTGTGTGAATGTGTTCTTGATTATGGTCCTGTATATGGCTTCTGGTGTTTTTCATTTGAGCGCTATAATGGAATCTTAGGATCTTTGCATGTCAACAACCGTCAAATAGAGGTACAGTTGATGAGGAAATTTCTTGAACGACATCAGCTTGGAAGCATTTCATGGCCAGGAGATTTTAGTGGATTTAGAGAGATGCTATCGGCAACTGACAAAGGATCTCTGGCATTAACAAAGAAGAGTAATCTTTCTCCAGCTGAATATAAAGAGTGTGCTAGGCTTAAAGGCTTCACTGGAGTTAATCTCTTTCATTTATCATTTGTGGACAAACACTTTATCCAGGCTCTCCCTCCTTACAAAGAGGTTTACATGGCTGATGATGAGGTTGATACCTTGACACAAATGTACAGCTTTTTACACAAGGAAGACAGTATTGTTTATGTTCCAAAGTTTACACGTCAGTTTTCCCAGTTGAAGTTGTATGACCAGAAGTTAGACTCAAGGTACTCAAGAAGTGAAAGGTCAGCCTGCATTCTTGCCCGATGGTATGGTGCAAACGGTCTGGACACAAATTCAAAGGATTTAAGACCAG GAGTTACACAGTACTTCTTCCAGCATACTGTCACCGTTCAATCCCCAACTGGTGGAACTGTAGACCTCCCATACACTCTTGCTTGTATTCACTGGTACAAAGTCCACCCAAATGCAAGGTTCTATTTTGGGTCACCAATTCAAGTATGCCTGCCATCATTTGAGATCGAATCAGTTGGAGCATTCATGCCAGTGTCAAGGATAGACAGTGTTTGTGTTGTAGCCAACTTGCGTTATAACCTTAAAACTCCTAATGGTAAAGAGAGAGTCACTGTTGCTGTTCCACTTGATGTCAAATTGCATGTGTGA